TGTGACCCTGCATGACGCCCTTTGAGTCTGACATGTTACACGACCCAAAGTTGCGATAGAAGCCCATCATCCTGTTTTAAAATGCGTGAGACGCCCTTCCCCAGTAGTGATCAAACATCACGAAACAGGGAGTTCCTCACCATCGACCTGAGAGAGTTCGGGCAGTATTTCAGTGATAAAAGCCCGCGTCAGAGCGCGCTTACTCTCCAGACTGGCCGTGTCCAGCCGCGCGACGGTCGCCATCAGGGCCGCATTCGTCCGCGGCAGGCGATGCACAAGCCACGTAGCGACATCCTGCGCGATGCAGATCTGACGCATGGCAAGCCATTGGATCACCAATTTGACGCGCAGATCATCCTCAGCAGGCCGCACCTCTATCGCGGTCATCGCCCTGAGGCGACTGCTCAGATCAGGAAGACTGGTGGGTAAGGTGGAGGGCGGGACACGGGAAGCAAAAAGGATGATGCGCCCCCCTTCCCGCGCGGCATTGATAAAGTGCAGCAGGGCGACAGGGTCAAAACCCTGTTCAAGCTGGTCGATCGCCCAGAGTTGGGAGTTGTCAATCCGTGCCGGATCGATCATGCTTGCGGTGATGATTTTGCCATGACGCCGCCGCGCCCAGTCATGCAGCAAATGGGTTTTGCCGGTCGCTTCCGGGCCCCAAAGCAGGAGGCGACGCTCCGGCCAGCCCGTCTGGGCGAGCCATTTACGCGCAGCGGCGTTGGACGGCGCATTGATGAAGTCCGGCCACCGCGTGCCGCGATGCGCCTCCCACGAGAATGCCATCTGAGCCGCCGGGTCAGCAGGGCGCTGACGAATTTTTTTAGCGTTTTCCATGCAATTTCAAGTCCAACGCTTCCCGAGCCGCGACGGCTTCGTTAAAAGGACGGGTTATATCCGA
This genomic stretch from Candidatus Kirkpatrickella diaphorinae harbors:
- a CDS encoding HdaA/DnaA family protein, which gives rise to MENAKKIRQRPADPAAQMAFSWEAHRGTRWPDFINAPSNAAARKWLAQTGWPERRLLLWGPEATGKTHLLHDWARRRHGKIITASMIDPARIDNSQLWAIDQLEQGFDPVALLHFINAAREGGRIILFASRVPPSTLPTSLPDLSSRLRAMTAIEVRPAEDDLRVKLVIQWLAMRQICIAQDVATWLVHRLPRTNAALMATVARLDTASLESKRALTRAFITEILPELSQVDGEELPVS